Proteins co-encoded in one Meiothermus sp. genomic window:
- the rimO gene encoding 30S ribosomal protein S12 methylthiotransferase RimO, whose translation MAGKVGFVSLGCPKALVDSEQILSRLRAQGYETSPTYQGADVVVVNTCGFITPAVEESLTAIGEALSENGRVIVTGCLGARPEVIQQAHPQVLEVTGPGEVDRVLAAVQRVVPPEENPFTALVPPQVKLTPRHYAYLKIAEGCNHKCSFCIIPKLRGLQQSRDAAEILFEATRLVGTGTKELLVIAQDTSAYGVDIRHRDSDYAGKKVRAHLVDLVNELAGLGAWLRLHYVYPYPHVRDLIPLMAEGKLLPYLDVPLQHASPRVLRAMRRPGGAESHLKTIQEWRAIAPDLAIRSSFIVGFPGETEEDFELLLEFIAEARLDRVGCFTYSEVEGADANSLPGAVPQEVKEERRARLMALQQQISLEKNQARLGQTLEVIVDDYDELPGLVVGRSKYDAPGIDGLVYAETDGTVKIGDIIQVRVTQAEAYDLHGEMVGRVAWKPSVPVMNNVATETIRV comes from the coding sequence ATGGCAGGCAAGGTCGGGTTTGTAAGTCTGGGCTGTCCAAAAGCCCTGGTAGATTCGGAGCAGATACTCTCGCGCCTGCGGGCCCAGGGATACGAAACCTCGCCCACCTATCAGGGGGCCGATGTGGTGGTGGTCAACACCTGCGGCTTCATCACCCCGGCGGTGGAGGAGTCGCTCACGGCCATCGGCGAAGCCCTGTCGGAGAACGGCAGGGTGATTGTGACCGGCTGCCTGGGGGCCCGGCCCGAGGTCATCCAGCAGGCCCACCCGCAGGTGCTCGAGGTCACCGGCCCCGGCGAGGTAGACCGGGTCTTGGCCGCCGTACAGCGCGTGGTTCCTCCGGAGGAAAATCCTTTCACCGCCCTGGTTCCTCCGCAGGTCAAGCTCACCCCCCGCCACTACGCCTATCTGAAGATTGCCGAAGGGTGCAACCACAAGTGCAGCTTCTGCATCATCCCCAAGCTGCGGGGTCTGCAACAAAGCCGCGACGCCGCCGAGATTCTCTTCGAGGCCACCCGGCTGGTAGGCACCGGCACCAAGGAGCTGCTGGTGATCGCCCAGGACACCTCGGCCTACGGGGTGGACATCCGCCACCGCGACTCAGACTACGCGGGCAAGAAGGTACGGGCCCATCTGGTGGATCTGGTCAACGAGCTGGCCGGCCTGGGGGCCTGGCTGCGGCTGCATTACGTCTACCCCTACCCCCACGTGCGCGACCTCATCCCGCTGATGGCCGAGGGCAAGCTGCTGCCCTACCTGGACGTGCCGCTCCAGCACGCCAGCCCCAGGGTTCTGCGGGCCATGCGCCGCCCCGGGGGTGCTGAAAGCCACCTGAAGACCATCCAGGAATGGCGGGCCATCGCCCCCGACCTGGCGATTCGCTCGAGCTTTATCGTGGGCTTCCCCGGCGAAACCGAGGAAGACTTCGAGCTGCTACTGGAGTTTATCGCCGAGGCCCGGCTCGACCGGGTGGGCTGCTTTACCTACTCCGAGGTGGAAGGGGCCGACGCCAACAGCCTGCCGGGGGCCGTTCCCCAGGAGGTCAAAGAGGAGCGCCGGGCCCGCCTGATGGCCCTGCAGCAGCAGATTAGCCTGGAAAAGAACCAGGCCCGGCTGGGACAGACCCTCGAGGTCATCGTGGACGACTACGACGAGCTACCCGGCCTGGTGGTGGGCCGCTCCAAGTACGACGCACCGGGCATCGACGGGCTGGTCTACGCCGAGACCGACGGCACGGTCAAAATTGGCGACATCATCCAGGTGCGGGTTACCCAGGCCGAGGCCTACGACCTGCACGGGGAGATGGTGGGCCGGGTGGCCTGGAAACCCAGTGTTCCGGTGATGAACAACGTAGCCACGGAAACAATTCGGGTGTAA
- a CDS encoding TrkH family potassium uptake protein translates to MKSWPRFAKARATNPIPVATYMTGTVYVALGGVMGILGLADTLLGEDALGFFVGAAIGLLLGALLRRLGSPQAEPRRAEALLTVAGLWIMVPLLGAFPFWISGGLSYLDALFEATSGFSTTGATILADFEQFSYGLFFWRSLSQWFGGMGILLLFIVVLPHLALAGRQMFFAETTGVQKQQLTPKLRQTANYILRVYLLLTLFTLTAYLLTGVPLFEAITNTFSSVSAGGFSPNPQSFANYAPLTQWIAAGVMFLTGVNLLLQYRAIFGREYAAPLRDPEFRAYALIVLVVGLAMAGILFVRHDYTLEPALRHAFFQTTSIITGTGFASADFAQWVIPAQTLLVMLMFIGGSAGSVGGSIKVIRWLIIGALVRRELQRALHPQAVLPLRVGNKNIGEDVMRSVAAFITLYVSLFALGVLVMGILEEDFVVAFSASAAAIGNVGPGLGMVGPMAHYGDLHPISKAVMIFQMWAGRIELIAVFSLFTPELWRRLRA, encoded by the coding sequence ATGAAGTCCTGGCCCAGGTTCGCTAAGGCGCGCGCAACCAACCCCATCCCGGTCGCCACCTACATGACCGGAACCGTATACGTCGCCCTTGGGGGCGTGATGGGGATTCTGGGGCTGGCCGATACCCTGCTGGGCGAGGATGCCCTGGGGTTTTTCGTAGGTGCGGCCATTGGGCTGTTGCTGGGGGCCCTTCTCCGGCGGCTGGGTAGCCCCCAGGCCGAGCCGCGCCGGGCCGAGGCCCTGCTGACGGTGGCCGGGCTCTGGATAATGGTGCCCCTACTGGGGGCCTTCCCCTTCTGGATCTCGGGGGGCCTTAGCTACCTGGACGCCCTGTTCGAGGCCACCTCGGGCTTCAGCACCACCGGCGCCACCATTCTGGCCGACTTCGAACAGTTCAGCTACGGCCTTTTTTTCTGGCGGAGCCTGAGCCAGTGGTTTGGCGGCATGGGCATTCTCCTGCTGTTCATCGTGGTGCTGCCCCACCTGGCCCTGGCCGGACGGCAGATGTTTTTTGCCGAGACCACCGGCGTACAAAAGCAACAGCTCACCCCCAAGCTGCGCCAGACCGCCAATTACATCCTGCGGGTTTACCTGTTGCTCACCCTGTTTACCCTGACCGCGTACCTTCTAACCGGTGTACCCCTATTCGAGGCAATCACCAACACCTTCTCGAGCGTCTCTGCGGGCGGCTTCAGCCCCAACCCCCAGAGTTTTGCCAACTACGCCCCCCTCACCCAGTGGATTGCCGCCGGGGTGATGTTCCTCACCGGGGTGAACCTGCTCTTGCAGTACCGCGCGATTTTTGGCCGCGAGTACGCCGCCCCCCTGCGCGACCCCGAGTTCCGGGCCTACGCCCTGATTGTGTTGGTAGTAGGGCTGGCTATGGCTGGCATCCTGTTCGTGCGCCACGACTACACCCTCGAGCCAGCCCTGCGCCACGCCTTCTTCCAGACCACCTCCATTATCACGGGCACCGGTTTCGCCTCCGCCGACTTTGCTCAGTGGGTCATCCCGGCCCAGACCCTGCTGGTCATGCTGATGTTCATCGGGGGTAGCGCCGGCAGCGTGGGGGGCAGCATCAAGGTCATCCGCTGGCTGATTATCGGGGCCCTGGTGCGGCGGGAGCTGCAGCGGGCCCTCCACCCCCAGGCGGTACTGCCCTTGCGGGTAGGCAACAAGAACATCGGCGAGGACGTAATGCGCTCGGTGGCGGCTTTCATCACCCTGTACGTGAGCCTGTTTGCCCTGGGGGTGCTGGTGATGGGAATACTGGAGGAAGATTTCGTGGTGGCTTTTTCGGCTTCGGCAGCGGCCATTGGGAATGTGGGGCCGGGGCTGGGCATGGTGGGGCCCATGGCCCACTACGGCGACCTGCACCCCATCTCCAAAGCCGTGATGATCTTCCAGATGTGGGCCGGGCGCATCGAGTTAATTGCGGTATTTTCACTGTTTACGCCTGAGCTTTGGCGCAGGCTCAGGGCCTGA
- a CDS encoding prepilin-type N-terminal cleavage/methylation domain-containing protein: MRASAGVTLVELLVSIVLLGALLAAVAGAVTTIFGATRSAQAGIDANAQAREVMETVRVQWVSGPAARAAYDANCIKIALPEGASITVGAVNPATDAYTPQPLNVVPPAGSCPGGSYSQPLKRVQVTVVRNGREQSRLTLDLPRP; this comes from the coding sequence ATGCGCGCCTCAGCGGGGGTAACCCTGGTTGAACTGCTGGTGTCCATTGTGCTATTGGGGGCTTTGTTGGCTGCGGTGGCCGGAGCGGTGACAACCATCTTTGGGGCCACGCGCAGCGCGCAAGCGGGGATAGACGCCAATGCACAAGCGCGTGAGGTTATGGAGACCGTGCGGGTGCAGTGGGTCAGCGGGCCGGCGGCCCGGGCAGCCTACGATGCCAACTGCATTAAAATCGCATTGCCAGAAGGGGCTAGCATTACCGTAGGCGCCGTTAATCCAGCCACCGATGCCTATACACCCCAACCTCTTAACGTGGTGCCCCCGGCGGGTAGCTGTCCGGGTGGCAGCTATAGCCAGCCGCTTAAGAGGGTGCAGGTTACGGTTGTACGCAACGGTCGCGAACAAAGCCGTCTCACCCTGGATCTGCCCCGACCCTAG
- a CDS encoding S-ribosylhomocysteine lyase has translation MSRPLVFPESFRLDHKKVRAPYVRLAGVKATPKGDLIEKYDLRFAQPNQEALSTGAIHTLEHLLATYIRSHLDGVVDISPMGCRTGFYLVVLGEPGPQKVLEAFRATLQDVVHHAEPVPGVSELECGNYRDHDLQGAKAWAGRVLHSNLHVQETIEIAQEAYGANTP, from the coding sequence ATGTCCAGACCCCTGGTTTTTCCCGAGTCCTTTCGCCTCGACCACAAAAAAGTTCGGGCTCCCTACGTGCGTTTGGCGGGGGTGAAGGCAACCCCCAAGGGCGACCTGATCGAGAAGTACGACCTGCGCTTCGCCCAGCCCAACCAGGAGGCCCTTAGCACCGGGGCCATCCACACCCTCGAGCACCTCTTGGCCACCTATATCCGCAGCCACCTGGACGGGGTGGTGGACATCTCACCCATGGGCTGCCGCACCGGCTTTTACCTGGTGGTGCTGGGCGAGCCGGGGCCCCAGAAGGTGCTGGAGGCTTTTCGGGCTACGTTACAGGACGTAGTCCATCACGCCGAGCCGGTGCCGGGGGTGAGTGAGCTCGAGTGCGGCAACTACCGCGACCACGACCTTCAGGGTGCAAAAGCCTGGGCTGGGCGGGTGCTGCACAGCAACCTCCATGTACAGGAAACCATCGAGATCGCCCAGGAGGCCTACGGAGCCAACACGCCCTGA
- the trkA gene encoding Trk system potassium transporter TrkA: MYIVIAGGGEIGSQIAKALHTQHDLVVVDTNPEAKERLGGLDVQVIIGSVTDPEVLREAKVDLCNTFIATTNWDEVNLIACMLAKGLGARETLCFVGKQSYVDILTDPRTVEILGTRIDQVFWPQRSLAKEIVEVIRIPGAVDTEVLAGGRLRFVEYQVREGGPYIGKQLALLDWPPGSLLAGILREGRFIAATDPEFASLALEAEDRIFFMTTPQGFDAIQACFAPRERVRRVMVVGGGNVGYMVTKELLKHRLEVTIIDHNPDRCAWLAEHLPGALVLEGDGTDLELLESEGLDHVDVMVAVTENDEKNLLVSLLAKQVGVAKVITRVNRGENRRLFEHVGIDIPLTPRAAAVREVVDWIAPDNVDHLALIEDQVELLEFELPADFRETPFDKLQLPQGAIAVALERGTRVYLRSPMLAVTGGDKLLVLTDRQVADEVLAQVR; this comes from the coding sequence ATGTACATCGTAATTGCCGGTGGCGGCGAGATCGGCTCACAGATTGCCAAAGCCCTGCACACCCAGCACGACCTGGTGGTGGTGGACACCAACCCCGAGGCCAAGGAGCGCCTGGGCGGGTTGGACGTGCAGGTGATTATAGGAAGCGTCACCGACCCCGAAGTTCTGCGCGAGGCCAAGGTGGATCTCTGCAACACCTTTATCGCCACCACCAACTGGGACGAGGTCAACCTGATTGCCTGCATGCTGGCCAAGGGCCTGGGGGCCAGGGAAACCCTGTGTTTCGTGGGGAAGCAGTCGTATGTGGACATCCTCACCGACCCGCGCACGGTGGAAATTCTGGGCACCCGCATCGACCAGGTCTTCTGGCCTCAGCGCTCGCTGGCTAAAGAAATTGTGGAAGTAATCCGGATTCCCGGCGCGGTGGACACCGAGGTGCTGGCCGGTGGCCGGCTGCGCTTTGTGGAGTACCAGGTGCGGGAAGGCGGCCCCTACATCGGCAAGCAGCTCGCCCTGCTGGACTGGCCTCCGGGCAGCCTGCTGGCCGGTATCCTGCGCGAGGGCCGTTTTATTGCGGCCACCGACCCCGAGTTTGCTTCGCTCGCCCTCGAGGCCGAGGATCGCATTTTCTTCATGACCACCCCCCAGGGCTTCGACGCCATCCAGGCCTGCTTCGCCCCGCGCGAACGGGTGCGCCGGGTGATGGTGGTGGGGGGCGGCAATGTGGGGTACATGGTCACCAAAGAGCTGCTCAAGCACCGCCTCGAGGTCACCATCATTGACCACAACCCCGACCGCTGCGCCTGGCTGGCCGAACACCTGCCGGGGGCGCTGGTGCTCGAGGGCGACGGCACCGACCTGGAGCTGCTGGAGTCGGAGGGCCTCGATCACGTGGACGTGATGGTAGCCGTGACCGAAAACGACGAGAAGAACCTGCTGGTCTCGCTCCTGGCCAAGCAGGTGGGCGTGGCCAAGGTGATCACACGGGTCAACCGCGGCGAGAACCGCCGCCTCTTCGAGCACGTGGGCATTGACATCCCCCTCACCCCCCGCGCCGCGGCGGTGCGCGAGGTGGTGGACTGGATCGCTCCCGATAACGTAGACCATCTGGCGCTGATCGAAGACCAGGTGGAGCTGCTGGAATTCGAACTGCCAGCCGACTTCCGCGAGACACCCTTCGATAAGCTGCAGCTCCCCCAGGGGGCCATTGCGGTGGCCCTCGAGCGCGGTACCCGGGTCTACCTGCGCTCCCCCATGCTGGCCGTTACCGGTGGCGATAAACTCCTGGTTCTTACCGACCGGCAGGTAGCCGATGAAGTCCTGGCCCAGGTTCGCTAA
- a CDS encoding TrkH family potassium uptake protein, with translation MKRKTKPWLITNLRFAYYFLGVVYLALGAVMLGLEVLSLALGESPWGFLLGAGVGLSLGWWFRSLGDPRHEPGRAEALLSIALIWLLVPLLGAIPFWVAGGMNYLDAVFEAMSGFTTTGATVLADFEQFGYSLFFWRSLMQWFGGVGILVLVVALLAHLAVAGRQLFITESTGIQKEPFTPRLRTAALSILKVYATLTLAAALCYWIAGVPAFEAICNALTTLPAAGFSPNPRSFETYSPLAQWFGTLFMFLGGAGFVLQYRLFFTRDPRPLLRDVELRVYTLIVLVFSTALAAFLMTHHAQDMNYTWSDAIRHAFFNVTSIITTTGYASADFALWVPAAQAILVAAMFVGGCAGSGAGGIKVIRLLVVGAIVRRELIRSLHPQAVMTLRLGNKSLGEDVMRSVAAFITLYAALVAVGAVLISLLENNFVVGFTASAQAVGNIGPGLGEVGPMGSYAGLEPLSKLILIVQMWAGRIELIPVFALLTPELWKKLRG, from the coding sequence ATGAAAAGAAAAACAAAACCCTGGCTGATAACCAACCTGCGCTTTGCCTACTATTTTCTGGGCGTGGTCTACCTGGCCCTGGGCGCGGTCATGCTGGGGCTCGAGGTGCTCTCGCTGGCGCTGGGCGAGTCGCCCTGGGGGTTTCTTTTGGGCGCCGGGGTGGGGCTTTCGCTGGGCTGGTGGTTCCGTAGCCTGGGCGACCCTAGGCACGAGCCGGGGCGGGCTGAAGCCCTGCTTTCTATTGCGCTGATTTGGCTGCTGGTGCCCCTGCTGGGTGCGATTCCCTTCTGGGTGGCGGGCGGCATGAACTACCTCGATGCGGTGTTCGAGGCCATGTCCGGCTTCACCACCACCGGCGCAACGGTGCTAGCCGACTTTGAGCAGTTCGGCTACAGCCTGTTTTTCTGGCGCAGCCTGATGCAGTGGTTCGGGGGCGTGGGGATTCTGGTGCTGGTGGTGGCTTTGCTGGCCCATCTGGCCGTGGCGGGCCGTCAGCTTTTCATCACCGAGAGCACCGGCATCCAGAAAGAACCCTTTACCCCCCGTTTGCGCACCGCCGCGCTGAGCATTCTCAAGGTGTACGCCACCCTTACCCTGGCGGCTGCTCTGTGCTACTGGATCGCCGGGGTGCCGGCCTTTGAAGCCATCTGCAACGCCCTCACCACCCTGCCCGCCGCTGGGTTCAGCCCCAACCCGCGCAGCTTCGAGACCTACAGCCCGCTGGCCCAGTGGTTCGGAACGCTGTTTATGTTCCTGGGGGGTGCGGGGTTCGTGTTGCAGTACCGGCTTTTCTTCACCCGCGACCCCCGTCCGCTCCTGAGGGATGTGGAGTTGCGGGTCTATACCCTTATTGTTCTGGTGTTTAGCACAGCACTGGCCGCCTTCCTGATGACCCACCACGCCCAGGACATGAACTATACCTGGAGCGACGCCATCCGCCACGCCTTCTTCAACGTCACCTCCATCATCACCACCACCGGCTACGCCAGCGCCGACTTTGCCCTGTGGGTTCCGGCGGCCCAGGCCATTCTGGTGGCGGCCATGTTCGTGGGGGGCTGTGCAGGCTCGGGGGCGGGCGGCATCAAGGTGATTCGCTTGCTGGTGGTGGGGGCGATCGTGCGGCGGGAGCTGATCCGCTCGCTGCACCCCCAGGCAGTCATGACCCTGCGGCTGGGCAACAAAAGCCTGGGGGAAGACGTGATGCGCTCGGTGGCGGCTTTCATCACCCTCTATGCGGCCCTGGTGGCGGTGGGCGCGGTGCTCATCTCCTTGCTCGAGAACAACTTTGTGGTGGGTTTTACCGCCAGCGCTCAGGCGGTGGGCAACATCGGGCCGGGGCTGGGCGAGGTGGGGCCCATGGGCAGCTACGCCGGCCTCGAGCCCCTCTCCAAGCTGATCCTGATTGTTCAGATGTGGGCGGGGCGCATCGAGCTAATTCCGGTGTTTGCGCTGCTCACCCCTGAGCTTTGGAAGAAGCTGCGCGGCTAG
- a CDS encoding PilW family protein: MRKYGVTLVELLVALAILGVLVAAFTGFFVSTLRATSDFDRRNELLLDGQIAHQLLVSRLQEAWFVYPAGQNIVLNGPAAWQTINPVSGSNAWTVGDQFVAVVLPPLRVGAACSPATPGQTEGCYRFFAYYPLSRAVYVANSSSIFDRLPPDAANPDAWVLMQYTGFLEPSTVVSGSAAPTGGAVGALGGISVALVADYLAPRRSFFNITEVAAGPPAIRQVSVSLQFSRVVQGRTFSVGGSGTSLSATVQPRNQGVLAP, from the coding sequence ATGCGCAAATATGGGGTTACCCTCGTCGAGCTGCTGGTGGCTTTAGCTATCCTGGGTGTTTTGGTTGCAGCATTTACGGGGTTTTTTGTCTCTACCCTGCGCGCGACCAGTGATTTTGATCGCCGTAATGAGCTGTTGCTGGACGGCCAGATTGCCCACCAACTACTGGTCTCGAGGCTGCAAGAGGCCTGGTTTGTATACCCCGCTGGCCAGAACATCGTCCTGAACGGGCCGGCTGCCTGGCAAACCATTAACCCCGTTTCGGGAAGCAATGCCTGGACGGTGGGCGACCAGTTTGTGGCGGTGGTTTTGCCACCGTTGCGGGTAGGGGCTGCCTGTAGCCCCGCCACCCCTGGCCAGACCGAGGGCTGTTACCGCTTTTTCGCCTACTACCCACTTAGCCGGGCGGTCTATGTGGCCAACTCGAGCAGCATCTTCGACCGCCTGCCACCCGATGCAGCCAATCCGGATGCCTGGGTTTTGATGCAGTACACCGGCTTTCTAGAGCCCTCCACGGTGGTTTCAGGCAGCGCAGCCCCTACCGGTGGGGCTGTGGGCGCACTGGGCGGCATCAGCGTGGCCCTGGTGGCCGATTACCTCGCCCCCAGGCGTTCTTTCTTCAACATTACAGAGGTTGCTGCAGGGCCTCCGGCCATCCGCCAGGTGAGCGTTAGCCTGCAATTTAGCCGGGTGGTGCAAGGGCGCACCTTTAGCGTGGGGGGTTCAGGTACCTCGCTGAGCGCAACCGTGCAGCCCCGCAATCAGGGCGTGTTGGCTCCGTAG
- a CDS encoding type II secretion system protein: MRLEPVLLKKSGLTLVEILVVMAILGILLAIASVNLNGARQRALVREAAASVATALLQARSEAQRYNSNVVVVLEGGGTAFTIRQVRNGSLVSRTVRLPAGTVAQVPAGGATTLTYRAPFGVLDGGGAAFCFRLVSQDVPCDTSPTAAPRSVVGVVGLVGKVVVFN, translated from the coding sequence ATGCGCCTCGAGCCCGTCCTCTTAAAAAAATCGGGCCTTACATTGGTCGAGATACTGGTGGTGATGGCCATTCTGGGTATTCTGCTGGCTATTGCTTCGGTTAATCTCAACGGCGCGCGCCAACGGGCACTGGTGCGTGAAGCGGCGGCTTCGGTGGCCACAGCGCTGTTGCAGGCTCGTAGTGAGGCCCAGCGCTACAACAGCAACGTTGTGGTTGTGCTAGAAGGGGGGGGTACGGCCTTCACCATCCGTCAGGTGCGCAACGGATCGCTGGTCAGCCGCACGGTTCGGTTGCCGGCCGGGACGGTGGCCCAGGTGCCTGCGGGAGGGGCCACAACACTGACCTACCGCGCTCCGTTTGGGGTGCTGGACGGTGGGGGCGCCGCCTTTTGCTTCAGGCTGGTCAGTCAGGATGTGCCTTGTGATACTTCGCCAACCGCTGCACCCCGAAGTGTGGTGGGTGTGGTGGGTTTGGTTGGAAAGGTGGTGGTGTTCAATTAG